The nucleotide sequence TTCGACCTTCTTCAATGCGCTATAAGTCGTGACGCCGGAGCAGGCATAGGGCGCCGCGGTGACGGGATCGAGTCCCTTCAGGTTCAGGAGATACTTCGGATTCGGCACCGTCATGTGGTCGGCATAGCCGCCGTCGCAATAGACGCCGAGCGAGTTCGGCTTGACGACGCACATGTTCTCATCGCCGCCGACACACGTCGCGCATTTGCCGCAGCCGAGCCAGGGGTAGACCAGCGCCGTGTCGCCCACTTTGAGATCGCCCTTGTCGGCGGCGCTGACCTCAGGCCCGAACGCCACCACCTCGCCGACCGTCTCGTGCCCCATCGTGCGCGGCAGCGACACGCCACGGTCCTTCAGCGACAGCGGCTTGCGGCCGTGGCCGAGATCATAGCCGCCTTCCCAGATATGGAGGTCGCTGTGACAGACGCCGGCCGCCTTCACCTTGATCAGCACCTGCGTGCCTGTGGGCTGCGGCGTCTCCTGATCCACCTCTTTCAGAGGTGCGTTGAACTCGGCGACCTGAAAACTCTTCATCGCTTCTCTCCCGTCGATGGTTCTTGATCTTATACAGGCTCTTGGCACAGGTATTTCTTGCGCGGACATTGCCACGTCCGCCCCATCGAGACAAATGTAGGCGACGCTCACCCGGTATTCAGATCAGCGGGTGATGGCAAGCCGCGAACTGGCCCGGCGCCACGGCGCGCAGTTCCGGCATTTCGTCGCTGCATCGCTGATCCGCACGGGGACAGCGGGTGCGAAAGCGGCAGCCGGACGGCGGCGCGATCGGCGATGGCGGCTCGCCCACCGGCACGGTCTCGGTGGGGCGAACGTCCGGATCGGGCACCGGAATCGCCTCGATCAGCAGCGCGGTATAGGGATGCGCCGGCTTCGCGAAGAGCTGCTCGGAAGGGCCGACTTCGCACAACCGGCCGAGATACATCACCGCAACACGGTCGCTGACGGCTTTCACCACCGCGAGATCGTGTGCGATGAACAACAGCGTCAAGCCGAACCGGGCCTTCATCTCTTCCAGCAGGTTGAGGATCTGGGCGCGAATGGAAACGTCGAGCGCGGAGACCGGCTCGTCGCAGACGATGAACTCCGGATTGAGAATGAGCGCGCGCGCGATGCAGATGCGCTGGCACTGCCCGCCGGAGAATTCATGCGGCAGCCGCCCCACCACCAGGGTCGGGTCGAGCCCGACCGCGCTCAACACCTCGTCGACGAGTTGCCTGCGCTTCTCCGGATCCTTGACGCCAGCGATCACCAGCGGCTCGGCGACGATGTCGCCGATCTTGCGGCGCGGATTGAGCGAGGCAATCGGATCTTGAAAGATCAATTGCACGCGCCGGCGCATCAGCCGCAAGGCGTCGCCCTGCATCGTCGTGAGATCGTGACCGTCGAACAGAACCCGCCCCGCTGTCGGCCGGCGCAACTGCAAGACCGCGCGCCCAAACGTCGATTTTCCGCAGCCGGATTCGCCGACCAGACCCAGCGTTTCGCCGCGGGCGATCTGCAAGGACACGCCGGACACGGCATGAACGACCTTGGTGCCGACGGGATATTCCACGACCAGATCGTCAACCGCGAGCAGCGGTTCGCCTGAAGCGGCCGACACGGCTTGCTGCATCATGCGCTGGCCCCCGCATGGATTTCGATCGGGTGGAAGCAGGCGTATTGATGTTCCCGCGATTCGGCTTCCGTCAATGCCGGCTTCTCGGTCCGGCAGCGGGCCACCACATAGCGGCAGCGCGGCGAGAACGAGCAGCCCTGCAGCGGCCGGGTTGGATCGGGCGGACGCCCCGAGATCGCCGGAAGCGGCGTGTGGGGCGCGGCATCCAGTTTGGGAAGCGCCGCCAGCAGCGCTTCGGTATAGGGCATCCGCATCTTCTTGAACAACGCAGGCGTCGGGGCGCGCTCGACCACGCGGCCGGCATACATCACGGCAACCTCATCGGTGCGACCGGCAACGACGCCGAGATCATGGGTGATCAGGATCATCGCCATGTGGCGGCGGCGCTGCTCGCGCGCCAGGAGGTCGAGAATTTGCGCCTGGATCGTCACGTCGAGCGCGGTGGTCGGCTCATCGGCGATCAGGAGCTTTGGTTCGCACGACAGCGCAATCGCGATCGCAACGCGTTGGCGCATGCCGCCGGAAAGCTGGTGTGGATACTGCGCCAGCCGCTGCTCGGGCGCGGGGATGCCGACGGCTGCGAGCAGTTCGATGCTACGTTTGGTGGCGGCGGCCACATCCAGTTCGAGATGCTCCTGCAGCGTCTCGATCAACTGGGTGCCGATCGTGAGCACCGGGTTGAGCGAGGTCATCGGGTCCTGGAATACGACCGCCAGCGACCGGCCGCGCAGCTTGCGCAATTTCTCCGGCGGGATCTGCAGCAGGTCCTGCCCGTCGAACATCACCCGGCCGGAGAGCTTTGCTTTCTTCGGCAGCAACTGCAGGATCGCCCGCGACAGCATGGTCTTGCCGCAGCCGGACTCGCCGACGATGCCAAGCGTCTGGCCGCCGCCGACGGTGAGGTCGACACGATCTACCGCGCGCAGATTGCCGCGCGGGGTCGGCAGGTCGACAGAAACGTCCTCAACGGAAAGCAGCGTACTATCGGTCACAGCGCGCCCTGACGTGGATCGGTGAGCGCCCGCAGCGTGTCACCGACGAGATTGAAGGACAGCACGGTCAGGAACATCGCGATCGCCGGCAGGAAGGCCAGCCTCGGCGCCACGTCGAGGCTCTCACGCCCCTCCCCGATCATGCTGCCCCAGCTCGAGATTGGCGGCGGCACGCCAAGGCCGAGGAATGACAAGGCGCCCTCAACCACGATGGTGACCGCAACGGCGAGCAGGAAGAAGGCCAGGAGCGGCAGCATGACATTGGGCAGCAACTCGCGCAGCAGGATGCGCGCATCGGTCGCGCCAAGCGCCTGTGCCGCGATCACGAATTCACGCCGCGCCAGCGTCAACGTCGCCGCCCGCGCCACCCGCATAAAGGCGGGAACGCCGAGGAAGCCAAGAATGAGAGTGAGATTGAGAATCGACTGGCCAAGAAAGGCGGTCACGGCCAGCGCCAGGATCAGCGGCGGAAACGCCAGCAGCACGTCCATGCTGCCGACCACCGTCGACTCGAACCGGCCGCGGAAATAGCCGGCGAGCATGCCGAGCGCCCCGCCGATCGTGAGCCCGATCACCGGCGCGCACAGCCCAACCACAAGCGAGATCCGCGCGCCGTAGATGAGCCGGGACAGTTCGTCGCGCCCAAGGCCATCCGTTCCGAGCCAATGCTCCATGGAAAACGGGGCGCGCCGCTCCAGCATATCCATGTCGGTCGGGCTCGGCAGCGGCAGCACGGCGGCAAAGATCGCCACGGCAAACATGAAGGTCATCCAGCCGATCGCCGTCCAGAACAGCAGCCCCAGCCTGCGGCCGCGCTTTGCCGGTTGCGCTGCAACGCCTTCGTCGATCGTGAGTTCAAGCGTGGCCATGACGGATCCTGGGATCGAGGACGGCATAGAGAAGATCGACGATGAAGTTCATAATCACGAAACCGGCGGCAACCAGCAGCACCACGCCCTGCAGGATGATGAGGTCGCGGGTATAAATCGCGCCGATCAGGAGCCGGCCGATCCCCGGAAGCGCGAAGATCGTCTCCACGATGACCGTGCCGCCGATCAATCGCCCGATATTGATGCCGGTGACCGTGACCAGCGTGAGCGACGAGGGCTTCAGCGCGTGTACGAACAGGATGCGTGAGGCCTTCAATCCCTTGGCTTTCGCCAGCGCAATATAATCTTCCTGCAGCGTTGCGATCATGTCGGAG is from Bradyrhizobium sp. AZCC 2176 and encodes:
- a CDS encoding alcohol dehydrogenase, whose amino-acid sequence is MKSFQVAEFNAPLKEVDQETPQPTGTQVLIKVKAAGVCHSDLHIWEGGYDLGHGRKPLSLKDRGVSLPRTMGHETVGEVVAFGPEVSAADKGDLKVGDTALVYPWLGCGKCATCVGGDENMCVVKPNSLGVYCDGGYADHMTVPNPKYLLNLKGLDPVTAAPYACSGVTTYSALKKVEFAFSSPIVIFGAGGLGLMALSLLKAMGGKGAIVVDIDARKREAAEAAGALATVDGRAPDALEQLAKAAGGPIRAVIDLVGNAQTTQLGFDCLTKGGKLVIVGLFGGGAPWALPLIPIKAITIQGSYVGNLRETQELLELVRNKMIAPIPVTTMPLAKANEALTDLQKGKLVGRAVLTP
- a CDS encoding ABC transporter ATP-binding protein, translated to MMQQAVSAASGEPLLAVDDLVVEYPVGTKVVHAVSGVSLQIARGETLGLVGESGCGKSTFGRAVLQLRRPTAGRVLFDGHDLTTMQGDALRLMRRRVQLIFQDPIASLNPRRKIGDIVAEPLVIAGVKDPEKRRQLVDEVLSAVGLDPTLVVGRLPHEFSGGQCQRICIARALILNPEFIVCDEPVSALDVSIRAQILNLLEEMKARFGLTLLFIAHDLAVVKAVSDRVAVMYLGRLCEVGPSEQLFAKPAHPYTALLIEAIPVPDPDVRPTETVPVGEPPSPIAPPSGCRFRTRCPRADQRCSDEMPELRAVAPGQFAACHHPLI
- a CDS encoding ABC transporter ATP-binding protein, whose translation is MTDSTLLSVEDVSVDLPTPRGNLRAVDRVDLTVGGGQTLGIVGESGCGKTMLSRAILQLLPKKAKLSGRVMFDGQDLLQIPPEKLRKLRGRSLAVVFQDPMTSLNPVLTIGTQLIETLQEHLELDVAAATKRSIELLAAVGIPAPEQRLAQYPHQLSGGMRQRVAIAIALSCEPKLLIADEPTTALDVTIQAQILDLLAREQRRRHMAMILITHDLGVVAGRTDEVAVMYAGRVVERAPTPALFKKMRMPYTEALLAALPKLDAAPHTPLPAISGRPPDPTRPLQGCSFSPRCRYVVARCRTEKPALTEAESREHQYACFHPIEIHAGASA
- a CDS encoding ABC transporter permease; the encoded protein is MATLELTIDEGVAAQPAKRGRRLGLLFWTAIGWMTFMFAVAIFAAVLPLPSPTDMDMLERRAPFSMEHWLGTDGLGRDELSRLIYGARISLVVGLCAPVIGLTIGGALGMLAGYFRGRFESTVVGSMDVLLAFPPLILALAVTAFLGQSILNLTLILGFLGVPAFMRVARAATLTLARREFVIAAQALGATDARILLRELLPNVMLPLLAFFLLAVAVTIVVEGALSFLGLGVPPPISSWGSMIGEGRESLDVAPRLAFLPAIAMFLTVLSFNLVGDTLRALTDPRQGAL